The genomic segment GGAGAGCTTCAGGTTTAGCTATTTATGGAGGAAAAAACAATAAAGGTTATAATTTAATTATTAAAGATAACCTTGAGGCAGGAATCAGAGTAAGTAATAATTTTCCGGGAGCGCCATTTAACAATGATGGAATGCACGAAATTCACGATATTACCGTAACTACCTGCGGAACTTTTAATGATACTTACAATAATCCTGTTCCGGCTGTTGATATTTTTAGTGCAACAAATGCAGGAAGTCAGGTAAAAAACGTTCAGATTTATAATTTAGATATTATAGATTCAAGAAATGATGCTATTTCGCTAAGTAAAAGATCCGGAGATGGTATTTACAATCTTAGCTTTAAAGATATTACGATTAACGGTACCGGAAAAGAATATCCAAACAATAATGTGCTTAACAGAAACTGGGGAAGAGGTTATTTTGTTCTTATCGCAGGTTCTCCAGCCGGAAACGGAACGTATTGTAATATGAATTATTCAAACAGAGGAGGTAATGCCACTACAAATGAAGAAATCAGTGCGATTGGTACTTTTTCCTGGACTCAGGCTTCTAATTGTTCTACTTCAAATGTTCCGGTTACGGGAGTTACAGTTTTACCAACAACAGTTTCTTTAGGCGTAGGCGCAACACAGCAGTTAACACCAACTGTTGCTCCGGCAAATGCTACAAACAAAAATGTAACGTACAGTTCTAATAATACAGGTGTTGCAACCGTAAACGGATCTGGTTTAGTTACAGCTGTTGCTTCTGGCACTGCTACGATTACCGTAACAACACAAGATGGAGCAAAAACAGCGACTTCAGCAATTACCGTAACTTCATCAAATGTAGCGGTAACAAGTGTGAGTTTAAGTCCATCAACAGTATCTTTATCAGTAGGAGCAACACAGCAATTAACAGCAACAGTTCTTCCTTCTAATGCCACAAACAAAAATGTATCCTATAGTTCAAATAATACGGGTGTTGCAACTGTAAATGCATCTGGTTTGGTAACAGCAGTTTCAAACGGAACGGCCACAATTACAGTAACAACTGCGGATGGAAACAAAACGAGTACTTGTGCGGTTACTGTTAGTACAGCAACAGGAAATTACTTTACAATTAGAAACAGATGGACGGGTAATTATTTATATGATGCCGGTGCAAATGTTGGATACGGAGCAACTGTAGCAAACAACAACTACAAATGGGAAAAAGTAGCTATTGATGCCACTTATTACATGATAAGAAATGTAGGTACAGGAGATGTAATGCATATCGAAAATTTGACAGGCGTAGTGCAATGTACAGCAGGTCAGTCTAGCTGGTGGAGTGCTCAATGGTTAAGCGAAAATGTTGACGGTACTTACGTAAGAATTAAAAACAGATGGCAGACTGGCGCGATGATTCATATCGAAAACCTTACAGGTTCTGCTCAATACAATGGCGGACAAAATAACTGGGAAAGCGCACAATGGCAGTTTCAAAATACTACAGCTTCTAAAAAGATAAATGTTAGTGAAGTAACGGTTGAAAATGCTGCTGTTAGTCTTTATCCAAATCCGGCTGTAAATAATGAATTTAATATTGCGTTTCCGGAATTAGAAGCTGGAGATACTGCAACTGTAACGGTTACGGATATAAACGGAAGAAAAGTTTTGGTTAAAAAACTGAATGCTTCTTCTAAAATTAATCATGATTTAGCTTCTGGAATTTATGTTGTTACGATTAGTTCTAATAGTTTAAATGTTTCTAAAAAACTAATCGTTAAATAATATTTAGTTGGCAGAAAAAATGTCATCAAAATCAAACGTTCCTGCTAACATAATTTTCTACCGACGAAATGTTCCTACGGAACATAGAATATATAAATAAAGGCTGTTTCTAATTTTGAAACAGCCTTTTTGTTATAATAAAATTTTAGATCCAGTAATCATTCCGTAGGAATGTTTCGTCGGTAGAAAAAAAATAATGACCGACCGGATTTACGTTCTGTAGGAACGTTTGAGACGTTGGATTGAAAAAAATAATGGAAAATCAAACGTTCCTACGGAACGTAA from the Flavobacterium sp. genome contains:
- a CDS encoding Ig-like domain-containing protein; this translates as MRNKLHSILFKRDNYCHIILWFFFVLVTSNSYAQRGYYDAAYKRYEANLGQLSNGASVTSKSYSQADLQSEASDQQCVNMSATNATVQWTLTEAADGLVIRYSVPDGQSATLGVYNGNTKITTLTLTSTWSWEYLWSNGNPNNNGITNQNPRMRFDEVRYKLPAKIAVNGTLKLVRESGNVHVDFAEMEPVPTAVTAPSGAVTYSGNGSDLQTFIDANGGKKIFVPTGVYNVNRELYFGSANTSLIGAGMWYTQINFTNTSSLNGGLRANASNISFTDMYLTTNSASRSNSYKAINGVFTSGSIVKNIWAEHFECGAWIAQYNVGGPAIADGFTLSHCRFRNNYADGINLCKGTANSIVEHCNFRNNGDDDQAIWSADGLECINNTFRYNTSENCWRASGLAIYGGKNNKGYNLIIKDNLEAGIRVSNNFPGAPFNNDGMHEIHDITVTTCGTFNDTYNNPVPAVDIFSATNAGSQVKNVQIYNLDIIDSRNDAISLSKRSGDGIYNLSFKDITINGTGKEYPNNNVLNRNWGRGYFVLIAGSPAGNGTYCNMNYSNRGGNATTNEEISAIGTFSWTQASNCSTSNVPVTGVTVLPTTVSLGVGATQQLTPTVAPANATNKNVTYSSNNTGVATVNGSGLVTAVASGTATITVTTQDGAKTATSAITVTSSNVAVTSVSLSPSTVSLSVGATQQLTATVLPSNATNKNVSYSSNNTGVATVNASGLVTAVSNGTATITVTTADGNKTSTCAVTVSTATGNYFTIRNRWTGNYLYDAGANVGYGATVANNNYKWEKVAIDATYYMIRNVGTGDVMHIENLTGVVQCTAGQSSWWSAQWLSENVDGTYVRIKNRWQTGAMIHIENLTGSAQYNGGQNNWESAQWQFQNTTASKKINVSEVTVENAAVSLYPNPAVNNEFNIAFPELEAGDTATVTVTDINGRKVLVKKLNASSKINHDLASGIYVVTISSNSLNVSKKLIVK